Proteins from one Anopheles nili chromosome 2, idAnoNiliSN_F5_01, whole genome shotgun sequence genomic window:
- the LOC128721503 gene encoding chymotrypsin-elastase inhibitor ixodidin-like, whose translation MKLLLACAIFAVLLNLSEVRGQIEPCLATMKIKPICPVNEVYTCCKTCFERTCQNRYIAVKCALPCRGGCICKTGYIRIVTNGKCIAERSCPKIGILIPDIIPME comes from the exons ATGAAGTTGCTGCTCGCGTGCGCCATATTTGCAGTTCTGCTCAATCTCAGCGAAGTACGGGGACAGATAGAGCCATGCCTCGCGACGATGAAGATCA AGCCGATCTGTCCGGTGAATGAAGTGTACACGTGCTGCAAGACATGCTTCGAGCGCACTTGTCAGAACAGATACATTGCGGTTAAATGCGCCCTACCATGCCGTGGCGGATGTATATGCAAAACAGGTTACATACGCATCGTCACCAACGGAAAGTGTATTGCCGAGAGATCGTGTCCCAAAATTGGCATCCTAATTCCGGACATCATTCCGATGGAATAA
- the LOC128731505 gene encoding cuticle protein LPCP-23, which yields MKFLVLAVVVLAAAVYAEDQPMESMKAKRGVHFSLGYHHAPAVVSHSIVAPAPVIAHSAPLVAAPVAYHAPLTKTYVAHAPLVHHAPLAAYHAPLAVAHAPVYHHGAVYSTFHRR from the exons ATGAAGTTCTTG GTTCTCGCTGTCGTTGTTCTGGCCGCTGCAGTTTACGCCGAAGATCAACCGATGGAATCGATGAAGGCCAAACGAGGTGTTCACTTCAGTCTGGGTTATCATCATGCTCCAGCTGTCGTGTCACACTCCATCGTAGCTCCAGCTCCAGTGATTGCCCATTCCGCCCCGCTTGTGGCCGCTCCCGTCGCCTACCATGCGCCTCTGACCAAGACGTACGTCGCCCACGCCCCACTTGTGCACCATGCCCCTCTGGCCGCCTATCACGCTCCTCTGGCTGTTGCCCACGCTCCGGTGTATCACCATGGGGCCGTCTACTCCACCTTCCACCGTCGTTAA